In one Bacillus sp. PK3_68 genomic region, the following are encoded:
- a CDS encoding CotY/CotZ family spore coat protein: MSNYNSSVSKSCIYELMATLLKEEEWLEDESSFFTLDKEKSSLPFLLYMNRGNLFVGKGMEEGEGDWLLSSFFTLKTLHADGACATLSVLEPIGIDGCRVASFSEVFSLLETNFCLTVDLTCFCAIQFLPSQLIERPLPDIEPKCK, encoded by the coding sequence TTGAGTAACTACAATTCTTCTGTCTCAAAAAGTTGTATATATGAATTAATGGCAACCTTATTAAAAGAGGAAGAATGGCTTGAAGATGAGAGCTCTTTCTTTACCTTGGATAAAGAAAAAAGTAGCCTTCCTTTTTTATTATATATGAACCGGGGAAACCTGTTTGTAGGAAAGGGCATGGAGGAGGGAGAGGGCGATTGGCTGCTTTCTTCCTTCTTTACCTTAAAGACTTTACATGCCGACGGCGCTTGTGCAACTTTATCTGTTTTGGAACCGATAGGTATCGATGGATGCAGAGTGGCGTCATTTTCAGAAGTATTTTCGTTACTGGAGACTAATTTTTGCTTAACCGTGGACTTGACCTGTTTCTGTGCGATTCAATTCCTGCCTTCTCAATTAATAGAGCGTCCTTTGCCAGACATCGAGCCAAAATGCAAATAG